In Planctomonas sp. JC2975, the genomic stretch GGTGCGCTCGTCGTCCGGGCGGGTGACCAGCACCTTGCCCTCATCCAGCTTGACCTGGATGGGCTGGGCCACGGTGAGCGACAGCTCGCCCTTCGGGCCCTTGACGGTCACAGCCTGGCCGTCGACCTTGACGTCGACGCCGGCAGGAATGTCGATGGGGAGTCTTCCGATTCGGGACATCTTGCTACCACACGTAGGCGAGGACTTCCCCGCCGACGCCCTTCTTCTCGGCCTCGCGGTCCGTGAGGAGACCGGAGGAGGTGGACAGGATGGCGACGCCGAGGCCGCCGAGCACACGAGGCAGCTCGGTGGACTTCGCGTAAACGCGCAGTCCCGGCTTGGAGACGCGCTTGATGCCCGCGATCGAACGCTCGCGGTTCGGGCCGAACTTGAGGTCCAGCGTCAGGGTCTGGCCGACCCGTGCGTCGCTGACCTTCCAGCCCGAGATGTATCCCTCGTTCTTGAGGATCTCGGCGATGTTCGCCTTCAGCTTCGAGTTCGGCATCGACACGGTGTCGTGATATGCCGAGTTCGCATTGCGCAGTCTGGTCAGCATGTCTGCGACCGGATCTGTCATGGTCATGGGTTGTTTCCTTCGTTCACCTGGTTTCGCCGGCCTTTACAAGAGCGGCGACCATCGATGGTCTGACGACCGGACGGCCGTCAGTGGGTGGCCGGGCGGACCGGAGTCCGCCCGACCGTCTTCACTCAGTCGTTCGACTTGAACGGGAAGCCGAGCGCCTTGAGCAGCGCGCGACCCTCGTCATCCGTCTCGGCGGTGGTGACGACAGTGATGTCGAAACCGCGCACGCGGTCGATCTTGTCCTGGTTGATCTCGTGGAAGATCGACTGCTCCTGCACGCCGAACGTGTAGTTGCCGTGACCGTCGAACTGGCGGTCCGAGAGACCGCGGAAGTCGCGGATGCGCGGCAGCGCGAGCGACAGGAGGCGGTCCAGGAACTCCCAGGCGCGGTCGCCGCGGAGCGTCACGTGGGCACCGATCGGCTGGCCCTCGCGCAGCTTGAACTGCGCGATGGACTTGCGAGCCTTGGTGACCTGGGGCTTCTGACCCGTGATCTTGGTGAGATCGGCGATCGCACCGTCGATGATCTTGCCGTCGCGAGCGGCGTCACCGACGCCGGTGTTCACGACGACCTTCACGAGGCCGGGAACCTGGTGCACGTTGGAGTAGCCG encodes the following:
- the rplE gene encoding 50S ribosomal protein L5; its protein translation is MTDTATAAPAGKIQPRLKQKYKNEIAAALKEQFGYSNVHQVPGLVKVVVNTGVGDAARDGKIIDGAIADLTKITGQKPQVTKARKSIAQFKLREGQPIGAHVTLRGDRAWEFLDRLLSLALPRIRDFRGLSDRQFDGHGNYTFGVQEQSIFHEINQDKIDRVRGFDITVVTTAETDDEGRALLKALGFPFKSND
- the rpsH gene encoding 30S ribosomal protein S8, producing MTMTDPVADMLTRLRNANSAYHDTVSMPNSKLKANIAEILKNEGYISGWKVSDARVGQTLTLDLKFGPNRERSIAGIKRVSKPGLRVYAKSTELPRVLGGLGVAILSTSSGLLTDREAEKKGVGGEVLAYVW